GATGTTTTCTTGGTCGATTCCCACTTTAACGCTCCGTTTTGATGTTCTTGAATTTCTAGTTTCTAGTCGGCGCTTGATCTGGTTTAGTTTCTTTCACTGATTGTTGTTTTGGCTCCTCACTCTGCTgcttattatttatttgtttatgcTGCGATTGTATTCACCTGTAAGGATCTTCTTCGAGTTGGTGTAGTTTCTGTTGTAGTCTTTGTAGATCGGCGTATGTTTGTTTAAGCCGTATTGACTTGTAATTCATTATCATTGAATTCATGTTATTCATCCGGTGGATTGTGAGAAAATCAATGCTCTTTTCTGATGtagatttttcttttccttttttttcgcCGGGTCGGGTGTTAAGAACAAGTTTGGAGCAAATATTATATGCTTCTTTTGGGCAATGATTTGGTTATCACTTTAAAATTAGTACTTATCATGCTTTCAGATGCTAAAACCGCTTTTAGGTTTTGGCTCTCGAAAGCCATTGTTGACTTTTTACATGCTAAGTACTGTTCTTGCACTTAATCCCAAAATTAAAACAACCTTTTTGCTTTCAAATCCAATTAAATCGCTTCAAATTATGATCCCCAGTGCTATTTTGCCTCTATTAATTTTTTCCCCATTTTTGATGTCTTATACACAATTTTTGCTGAATATTAGAATCAGAAAATTTGGGCTAATCGAATCCATCAAAGCGCTTCGTGTTATGATCACCCAACCACTTTTGCCTTTTTTAAGTTTATCTCATGTGTCATGTCTTATACACAAAACTGTTTGCAGGATGGAAAATTGTATACATCAACTATATGGGTCTGTTTGGATCTAGGATTTTACGTTTGGAAAGGAGGGGAAAGGAAATTTAGTAGGAAATTCatacaaaatgaaaatttgttttatcattattaaaaatgaaaaagatcaactgttaatgatgtgtaaagtcaagtatttttaattaatttggcATATTTTTAGTTTCTTTCACAATTTACTTGATAACTAACCacgaaaaaatgattttttttttgtattttcctttCCTTAATGCATTCTAAGTTCCAAACAGGGGCTATAAGTAAATGTAAAACCCTTGCTGCATGAAGCTACTTCAATCAATTCATGCAATATTTGTTATGTTGGAATGGAACAAATTAGGGGAGCAGAGTGGAGTGAAAAATTGTATGTAAACTATGCGGAAATAAAGTGATCAGTTCCATTCCATTGCATGGAATGTTTCTTTCCtggaatattattattatatatatatatttttagtgattgtgcttttgttgATACTAAAGGCAATAAAAATTTTGATGATTGGCTACTTACCTGCACCATGTATCTGCATGCATGCACTATTTCCTTGTTACACATTTATATATCTGTGTCGCAGGATGCCCCGTTCTCAAAAGGCACTTTCAATCATCTTGGCAATTTGGTGCCAATCACCTGAATGAATTATTGGAGATCTTTAATCCCTTTAATTAGATAGCCAGTTGGATGTataattaaacaaacatgttGAAATTAATTTTGTTGTAAATTCTCCGGACAAGTATTAAGGATATGGATTCACAGATCACATTGGAACTTTTTGCAATTATTTTGTTTCTTGCAGTAGTTTGATTCTTTCATGTTCAAGAATCTAGATTCTGCAATTTCTCTTAACTGCTTCCACTCTAGTGCAGAACAAGGATTTACCATGGCAACACTGGCTGCCGTGCAATTTGTATCAAGGACTTCTCATGTCAACTGCCAAGGAACTCTAGGATCAGAAAGTAAGGCAACCAACTTAGCACAAATTGGACTAAGGAACCAAAGCACAACTCACAATGGGCTCAGATCTTTGAACAAGGTGGATTTATTACGAATGAGAACCAGTGCAAAAGCAAATGCTAGACAAGAAAAAAGTAAAGGAGATAAAACTGAAACTGAGATGCCTTCAAGAGCCATTATATGTGGACACGGGATGAACTTGGTTTTTATGGGAGCTGAGGTAGGTCCATGGAGCAAAACTGGTGGGCTTGGTGATGTTCTTGGAGGACTGCCACCAGCCATGGCGGTAAGCATGCATTTTCATTCTCAGTTGATTTGCCAATGTAATTCTATTCTTATGCTTTCTCTTAAGATGCTGCATATGCATATGTTTGAACTGTATTTAGCTTCATTTGGCATGGTAAAAATTTGTAGGCTAATGGACACCGAGTTATGACTGTGTCTCCACGCTATGATCAGTATAGAGATTGTTGGGATACCAATGTTGCAGTTGAGGTATGCTCaagttttttctttaaaaaaaacatCTGTTTTTACAGAATTTCTTCTTTTCATTGCTTCCATATACCAGTTTAGTGGAATTGCTTCAAATAATTTGCCTGAACTTATGGTTCTTGCATCCAGATAAAAGTTGGAGACAGAATTGAAACTGTTCGATTCTTCCACTGCTACAAGCGAGGAGTTGATCGAGTTTTTGTTGATCACCCAATGTTCCTTGAGAAGGTATATATATTTCTTGATCATCAATTCTTTTCTTAGTGTGAAGGCCCGAATTCTTTTTTTTAAGTATAATATTTTACGAGGACTTTTTAAGGATTTGTTGGATCTTGTTTCCAATGTAAATCTTTTTGAATTTTAGGTGTGGGGGAAAACTGGGTCCAAAATCTATGGCCCAAGGGCAGGGGAGGATTACAAGGACAACCAATTTCGTTTCAGCTTATTCTGCCAGGTTACTGTTCCCTTTATTTCCTACAGTTTCATTTATTCTTTCAATGTTCAGATCATTTCAAGTTGGCTGGTCAGCAGTGATTTTGATTTGCTGCTCATGGGGTGCAATAGTGTTTGTGCTATTTAACAAAAGCACGCAAGAGATGTCTTGAAAATTGCACaaaatgaaaatcatattttcctGGAGATATGCTGCCTCTGTACTTTTTTTTTGGGatacaaaaagaagatatattaaagAAAAGGATAAGAAATTACACCGGaaggaggataagaaatcctcctaaacAAAGCAGGAAAACAcgataaaaatataaacattacATAAAGGCACCTCTCCAATCCCTTTGGAGATTCGATAAGAGCATACCCAAGCCCTGAAAGTGACTCTATCCCAAAGGATCACAGAATTTAATTTGCCATTGAAAACCCTTGCATTCTTTTTGATCTACAATGTCCAGAAAATGCCAAAGACTGCACATCTCCACAAATCTTTTCCTTACTCCTCCCAAAACCATTGTACCATTGAGGGccaaaatatatgtataaaaaaaatttatagaaatttttttaatatgctTGTAATTATTATGACTTTGttaatttttaactaaattatctACTAtacaagaattttaaaaattattaattagaaTTGTGAGTAAATACATCTCAATAACTGTTAAAAAAAATGTCAATATGAGCATGACATAtacgaaaaaaaataaaaaatcaaaagattaaatataaacaaataatttAACTTAAGTAATGATCCTATAATTGTACTCGTCACTTCttttataacacaaaagtcatcaatcATCGAACCAGTACCAAACTTTTGTGCAATTTATCTTCTTACTgcatataataaaataattcataAGATAGTCATCTTCCAtcttattacaattttcattttaataaaattcagagctgggaaaaaaaaaaagcatgctcgattataattttagaaataggaataataaaaataaattaacttaatCTAGCAACAAGAGGATATATTACTAATTTTATTGTTTCCACCAATCCTTAATGCAATTTAAAAGTGATGGACACTTTTTAAAAACTCTTGATACTGCCAAATATTAAGTTGTTAATGTCTCAAAACTTCTCTTTTCAGTGAGGTCCTTGAAATAAAATTACTGCCAAATATTAAGTTGTTAATGTCTCAAAACTTCTCTTTTCAGTGAAGTCCTTGAAATAAAATTAACATATTTTTATGATAAATGTTTTTCCCACTTTTTATTCTCTAAAATTGTTCTTTGAAGAATTATCAAATTCTGTATTCATTTTTAACTTGATATTATTAGTAAGTTCTTGCTATAATATATCTTTTTCTTTatgcaaaaataaatataaaaaaatacaagAATAGAAATAAATACTGTTACTAATTTTTAGATTATGATACAAGAAATTTAGGTGCATAtcatttagttttaaaaatatatatatatatatgtatatttggaatagaataaaataaaacaaaacaaaataagtgATCACATCTTTACAATTTAGtatctttcatatgatttaagcagtgtgtgtgtgtgtgtgtgccccTTTAGCTTGGGGGGAGGATTTAATTGGAAGGGATAGGACGGTTTAAACATGCATGCACTATCTGGCAATTTCCAAAGGATAAAGTGAAAACGATAAACCAACTGGGAGCTTGGGGGGGCGTCTGCCCCCGCCAGCCCCCTTGCATCCGCCCCTGCATTGTACCTTACCATTAGGAAAACATCCACTGTCGTGGAAGCTCGAAGGCCTCCTCAAAGACTGAGAAAAGAAAAACCCAAAGCTGCCTAGCCACCCTGCAATGTAGAAACAAATGATCACGGGTCTTGCTGGGTCTCAAACATATAACGTAAATATTCGGACTAATGGCCTAGTGAGGTCTCAGTTGCAACAAATCATTGGTATTAAGTCTACTTAATCTAGTGAGAGTAAGAGTCCACGTATAGTACCTCTGTAGCTGTGTAGATGGAAGATGTTACTTTACAAAGCAAAGGAATATTACCCAAAAATTTTGTTCCTGTTATCTACTTGTTAAATTGGCAAATTAATTGTCAGATACATGTGCTCACAGAATCAGTCCtatgtaaaataaattaattgatGAATCCCAAGGGCTGATGTTTAGCGCTGCTCTGCCAAGTTACATAAATACTTGGGTCCAAAATCTAAATTGGAGTTGGTAAACTGAATATAGTTTATTTAGTCATCCTTTACATTTTTGTTCAACAGCTTTTTTATACAGTGacaaacaatgatggtgtagtttagaattattttttatttgctttcaGGCAGCTCTTGAAGCACCAAGGGTTCTTAATTTGAACAGCAGCAAATATTACTCAGGACCATATGGTGCGTTTTCTTCTTTCAATCTTAACGAATAGGTCCATCATCAAGGAATAACTTTCATCTGAGCCTACTGCCATGATTCCATGTAGGGGAGGATGTTGTTTTCATTGCCAATGATTGGCACACAGCTCTTCTTCCAATGTACCTACAAGCACACTACAAATCTAGGGGACTTTACAAAAATGCCAAGGTAAGCAGTCTCTGATTTTGATTCCAAGCACACAAGTTGCATCTGCTCAGGTGTGAAATTGATTCCTCCAGAACTGACATTGTGCCTGTTAAATGATGATAGGTTGTTTTTTGCATCCACAACCTCGCATACCAAGGCAGATTTTCTTTTTCAGATTTCTCGCTTCTGAATTTGCCTGACCAATTCAGGGGCTCATTTGATTTCATAGATGGGTATGATTTTCTAACTGAGCCATAATCTGGTCTCTGATAGGATGTTCCCTTTGATATtgatttcatgaaatatgtaatcCTTCCATTTTGCAGGTATGAAAAACCTGTGAGGGGAAGGAAAATCAACTGGATGAAGGCAGGAATATTAGAATCGGACAGGGTGGTGACAGTGAGCCCATATTACGCCCAGGAACTTGTTTCTGGAGTTGAGAGGGGTGTGGAATTGGATAACATCATTCGAAAAACTGGCATTACTGGTATTGTGAATGGCATGGACACCCAAGAATGGAATCCATCCAAGGACAAGTACATTGATGTCAAATATGATGCTACAACTGTAAGAACTGTCTTTGGAAgaaaatatgaatttcttttGTGATTTTTACTGTCAAACATTCGAAGCAATGAAAGCATGTTCTCAGATGAATTTAAAGCTCATTGTCAGGTTATGGACGCAAAACCCATTGTGAAGGAAGCCCTCCAAGCAGAAGTTGGGTTACCAGTAGACAGGAATATCCCTTTAATAGGCTTCATTGGCAGGCTAGAGGAGCAGAAAGGTTCAGATATTCTGGCGGAagccattccacaattcatagatGAGAATGTTCAGATAGTAATCCTTGTAAGTATCAAATTTGGAAGAATTAGATTCCCCATACTGGAGCTGTGGCCGCAGAAGCTTCATTGACAACATTTATTGATTAAACAGGGAACTGGCAAAAAGCATTTGGAGAAGCAGCTTGAACAGCTGGAAACAAAATACCCTGACAAGGCTATAGGGATTGCCAAATTTAATGTCCCCTTAGCCCATATGATTACCGCTGGGGCTGATTTTATGTTGGTCCCAAGTAGATTTGAACCATGCGGTCTCATACAGCTGCACGCCATGAGATACGGAACGGTGAGATCATAACACTTCCCCTCCCATCTCTACTCTCaaccaaccaaccaaacaaaCCCCGCCCAACACCCGCCTCCCCAACTcatatttaaatcttttaaattttttaatattgaCATTTGGCTTGTGCAACAGGTGCCCCTTGTTGCCTCAACTGGTGGACTTGTTGATACTGTTGTAGAGGGTTTTACAGGATTTCAGATGGGAGCCTTCAGTGTCGAGGCAAGTAAAGGATATGACATCCCTGCATAAACAACCATTGATGCCCCTCTGTTATGCTTCCTTTGTGATAATAATTAATCCTACTTTTGCGATATATATTTTCAGTGCGATGAAGTTGATCCAGCTGATGTAACTGCAGTAGCTACTACTGTGAGGAGAGCTCTTGCAACCTATAAGACCCCTGCCTTAAAGGAGATGATCCAAAATTGCATGGCACAGGATCTTTCGTGGAAGGTCAGCATTGCTAAACTTTTTCCTTCTATTTGGTTGTTTCTCCTCCATGAGTTGCCAACTTGGAACAGAAACCATATTTCTATCACATCAATCAAAAAAACTCAACACAGTTAAGAAATGAAAATGAGATGTGTGGTTTACAAATGCATGCAGGGACCAGCCAAGCAGTGGGAAAAGATGCTGTTGCGTCTCGAGGTCGACGGAAATGAACCTGGAATTGAAGGGGAGGAGGTTGCTCCTCTTGCCAAGGAAAATGTTGCCACTCCTTGAGAGCTCTTAGAAATTTCTCCATCCAGCACCAGCCTCAATAAGTCGAAATAACACTTTCGGTTTAACTCCCGCACTTGAATACTCTCCTTTAGCTGATCTGCAGGTACATGTTAGTTTTCAAGTGAAGTATTTGCATATGCCCGTTGAAAACCAAGTGCCATTTTGCAGTTTATGGTATATTTGTATGGGGAATTTGCAAAGGGGGGAAAAAATTAAGATGGTACAAAACTAACAAGTTGGGTCTCAACCTATTAGCTAGTTTTTGTTTCCTTCATCATCTGAGCATTGCACCATAGTGCAGCAGTGCTAGTAGATAAAATAAGCAACTCTTTTGTCTATTTAatagttacaaaaaaaaaaacaatttagaAGCATTAAATCATTTGGATGTGATTTTTCCATGTGAGTGACAGAAAAGCCTGGCATTATGCTAACAGGGTGTTGGGGAAATTCATGCATTTGACTGTAGTAGGGAAATTCATGACTTGCACTGCCCAACAGAGGAAGGTCTCAAGCCCAGCTATGCATTCCATTGGCTGTACAgattacaaataataataataataataataataataataaaggattATAAATGATTTAGAAAAATGAATAATTGTAATTTAGACttatggtattttaaaaattaactaataATGTTTGAGATTGTaattaaaaatgttttttaaaaaagttgTTTATTTAAGCTTAATTGACTCATAATACTTCCCCATTTAGTAGGGTGAGCAATTTGTTGTGAGAGAGATTCTTGAGGAAGATATGATCGGTGAAAAGAGTAATCGAAAGCAATTGAAATAAAGATGATGTGGCTTAAAGTATGACAACCACTAAAGGTGTAAAGAGGCAAGAACATATTTAAGAAAAGTGatcataaatttttattttattaagttATTTGATGAAGATCTAGTAAAAGCATAAATTCGAGTTGAAGATATGATATGGATAAGTAGAGTGAGGAATATGTATGTATTGAACATttgaaaaagatgaaaaaggTGGAGTCTGATAAGATTAACAAGATTTGTGGAGGGTGATTTCTCGGTCACTTATTTAGGTGTCCCGGCTGTTTCTGAGCGTTTAATGATTAGATCCTTGGAGCCtttggtttaaaaaataaaaagtaaggtgGTAGGGTGGAAGTAGCGCTGCCTTCACAAGGTGGTCGTCTAATTCTTTTAAAGCATGTTCTAACTTGTATGGCAATTCATTTGTTGGCGGTATTAGACATTTCGAAGGCAGATCAAAAGAAGATAAATTCAATCCTTTCAACGTTCTTTTGGGGTGAGATAAATGGAAAGCCGAAAGTGAAGTGGTGCTCGTGGTCTAAGCTGTGCAAGCCCACTAGTGAGGGTGGTTTAGGTGTTCGTGATTTTGGTGAAGTTCAAGAATCTCTGCATATGAAATTTGCTTGGAGGTTCATGACTATAGATAATCTTTGGATAAAATTTTTTCGTGCTAAATATGTGAAACAAGGACATATCTCTTTGGTGGTTCCTAAAGACTCGAGTTCTAGGTTTTGGAGATCTGTTATGTGGGTTTTACCTCAGGTGACGGAGAACGCACAGCTGAAGATAAAGAATGGAAAGGGTTCGTTGTGGTTTGATAATTGGTTGGTTAGTGGCCTGCCTTGTTTGCAATTTAACAATATCCAAAACCCtttgttgaatattaaaatgTGTGGGTGGATGGTGCCTTGGATATGCAGCACTTAGTAGAGTTGGTTGCTAATGACAAAACCGAAGAAGTCATTCAGAATATTGCTTGTGGGAGACGAGGtgtgttgggaattaacaacaaattcccgaaacctgtgagaaacaaaatagagaaagagtacacgccaaagaaaaatcaatcacacgcacaagacagtatttatatggtttggcaattttgcctacgtccacgaagttgtaggaatttcactattatcaggaagaaaaatacagagagtaTGGTAGTACAATGTTTTCTCTCTCGTTCTTTCGCGAAGTGTGACCACTTACCCTAATCATCCAAAAACAATCATTTATATGCTGCACACAGGGTTTCGAATGGGCTACACAACAAGCCCAAAAAATTTTTCCGGGGTCATTGCCCGCGGACCCCTGTAAGTACGACTTGGGCTTACGGCCTAGTCCTTCGCTCCATGAACTAAGCCTTAAGATATAAAactctcattaaagaaaagttGAGTCATTATCCAAATTgaacgcaactaggctccacaaaagcccaacaaatctcccacttggagactagttcaatcaccaatatcaactgCAATCCTTCAAATGAACAATCTCTCATCCCTGCAATTCATCCTCATGTCCTCAAGTTAGAAGACCAACCGAAGTTGCACATAGCTTCAACTTCTTAATAGTGACACTCTTAGTCAACATATCTAccgggttcttagatccacagatATTCTCTAGTATTAttagcttatcttcaacaaggtaacggataaagtggtattttgtctgtatatgtttcgactttgaatgaaaagtcgaatttttagtaagaaaaattacactctgactgtcactgtgtagaatgtcCATATtttgcttcttacccaattcgtcTAAGAAACCATATAgtcaaatcatctcctttccagcttcaattgctgcaacatactcagtttctgtagtagacaaagtaacaatcttttgtagaTTTGAAGCCAAAGATATAGTTGTACCACCCAAAGTAAATAAAaacccagtagtactctttctactatcattattatcaacaaaatcagcgtctacataaccctgcagtttcaaacttgcacctgtgaagcaaagacatgtatctgatgaacccctcatatatctcagaatccacttgactgcctcccaatgctgcttttCTAGCCTACTTATGAATTTGTTCACAACTCCCACTGTATGTGCAATGtctggtcttgtacacaccataacatacatcaagctgccaatagttaaggcatagggcaccttgctcatatggtccctttcttcttctatcTTCAGTGATtgttccttgcttagtttgaaatgactacccaagggtgtgctcactggtttagcttcattTATGTTGAACCTGCTAaaaattttcttcacatactctgactgtgaaagttttaatgtaccattagccttgtctctaatgattctcattccaaggattttcTTTGCAGCTctcaaatccttcattgcaaactgttttgacaattacttcttcagattattaatctcctcaatgctagaccctgcattgagcatatcatctacatataacagtaaaatgatgtaagaattgttaaagaacttaacataacaacagtgatcatctccacatctcttgaacccaattttatgcataaaactatcaaatttcttataccactgtcttggagcttgttttagatcATACAAGCTCTTTTTCAGTTTgtagactaaattctcttgtccctaGACAATGAACCCTTATGGCTGAATCATGtaaatgtcttcctccaagtcaccatgaaggaatgtcattttcatatttaactgctcaagatgtagattttctacggccaccattcccagtaccagtctaattgttgacatcttcacaactggagaaaatatttctgtgaagtcAATATCCTCCTTCTGctggaaccctttgacaactaatctggctttgtagcgcTTTCTACTATCATGTTCATTCTTTAtttgtatacccacttgttgtgcaaagccttcttccctactaGCAATTCAGTCCACTCCCATGTCTGATTCCCtaacaaggaatccatctcatccttcttggctaactcccacttgttTTTGAACTTTCATCatgcaaggcttcatcataacactctgactcaccaccatcagttagcGGGAGATAATTTAGAGCAGGTGAATAACGCTATGGAGGTCTAATGGTCTTGGAAGATCTACGGACTGCAGCTACAAGTGTATTCTGATTTACTTGTGATCCTATGTTCTCCTTATCATCTTCAGCCCTTTCCTGGACAGTACTTTCAGTCAACTCATTTAAGTTAACAAACTCATATTTCTTCTGATCTATCTctgtgacatctgacactacaATTGACATGTCCTTGTACATAAcatgttcattaaatatcacaaTTCTTCTTCTaatgattttcctgttttgttcatcccaaaaccgatagccaaatttctcatcaccatagccaatgaaataatacattttggactttgcatcaagtttactacgagcattaaaatcaatatgaacataagaaataCAACGAAAAACTTTTAAGTAagaaaactttacctctttatTGCTCCAAAGCTCTTTAGGAAGTCTgaactccatgggaactgaaggtcctcggtttatcagatAAGTTGTAGTACTAACAACATCAGTtcagaaagtttttggtagtccagcatgcaacctcatactcctaaCACACTCATTGAAAGTTAtgttcatgcgctcagccacaccattttgttgtggtgtcctaagaatggtcttttccattctgattccatgtgcagcacaatactctttgaaccctccatctatgtactctcctacATTTTCTGatctcaaacactttactttcaaacatgtctctgtctcaaccatagccttccacttcttaaaagtttcaaatacatcatatttatttttcagaaaataaactcatacctttctggttgagtcatcaatgaaagtaacgtaataccttgaacctccaagggatgcaacgGGAGAAGGCCCCCataaatctgtgtgcactaactccaatttttcaggCTTTGGTGTTctgccacttttcaagaaactcaccattttctgctttcctaagatgcagctttcacacaagtcaaaatcaacaaACTTCAATTCTAGTAGTTTCCCTTTTGATagcagcatcttcatccctttctcacttatgtgaccaagtctgcggtgtcataagcttgtatcagtacttgcttcagcaactgcaattgtgtctcttggacttgaggtcatgtatagagtaccagatttcttttcatgagccaatactctggctccctttgtaaccttccaagtgtcACCAGCAAATAAtattgcatgcccttcatcatcaagttgttcgacagaaatcaaatttcttctcaggtcaggaatatgtcataccttctccagtaaccaaacagacccattggGCAATGACATCCGGATGTTTCACATACCCACAACATCAAAGGATGTACCATCAATCAAATACTCCTTACCAAAATCTCCTAGTACATAGTtttgtatgatttcatggtgtgaagtggtatgaaacgaagctcttgagtccaaaacccaatcatcaagtggactgtctactacaagaagtaatgcatcctgtacctcttctATTACAACATTAGCGGAATCATccttattcttcttcttaagacttttgcattgtctcctaaagtgacccgtTTTCCCACTATTCCAGCATTGTCCATTTTGGCCAAATCCAGATTTACTTATGTTTcgattatagtttctggattttgatctaccccgatctgaatttcggtcattacctc
This window of the Malania oleifera isolate guangnan ecotype guangnan chromosome 6, ASM2987363v1, whole genome shotgun sequence genome carries:
- the LOC131158819 gene encoding granule-bound starch synthase 1, chloroplastic/amyloplastic, which encodes MATLAAVQFVSRTSHVNCQGTLGSESKATNLAQIGLRNQSTTHNGLRSLNKVDLLRMRTSAKANARQEKSKGDKTETEMPSRAIICGHGMNLVFMGAEVGPWSKTGGLGDVLGGLPPAMAANGHRVMTVSPRYDQYRDCWDTNVAVEIKVGDRIETVRFFHCYKRGVDRVFVDHPMFLEKVWGKTGSKIYGPRAGEDYKDNQFRFSLFCQAALEAPRVLNLNSSKYYSGPYGEDVVFIANDWHTALLPMYLQAHYKSRGLYKNAKVVFCIHNLAYQGRFSFSDFSLLNLPDQFRGSFDFIDGYEKPVRGRKINWMKAGILESDRVVTVSPYYAQELVSGVERGVELDNIIRKTGITGIVNGMDTQEWNPSKDKYIDVKYDATTVMDAKPIVKEALQAEVGLPVDRNIPLIGFIGRLEEQKGSDILAEAIPQFIDENVQIVILGTGKKHLEKQLEQLETKYPDKAIGIAKFNVPLAHMITAGADFMLVPSRFEPCGLIQLHAMRYGTVPLVASTGGLVDTVVEGFTGFQMGAFSVECDEVDPADVTAVATTVRRALATYKTPALKEMIQNCMAQDLSWKGPAKQWEKMLLRLEVDGNEPGIEGEEVAPLAKENVATP